Proteins from a genomic interval of Pseudoalteromonas aliena SW19:
- a CDS encoding CTP synthase, producing MSTKFIFVTGGVVSSLGKGIAAASLAAILEARGLNVTILKLDPYINVDPGTMSPIQHGEVYVTEDGAETDLDLGHYERFIRTKMTSRNNFTQGRVYEDVLRRERRGEYLGATIQVIPHITNDIKQRVYDGAEGYDIAIVEIGGTVGDIESQPFIEAIRQMGTEIGRERALFIHLTLVPFLGPAGEVKTKPTQHSVKELRSVGIQPDILICRSDRKLPNNERAKISLFTNVEEKAVISLPDVDSIYKIPALLKSQELDNFVCRRFHLDPPEADLAEWEQVLYQESNPTGEVTIGMVGKYIELPDAYKSVNEALKHAGLKNRLTINIEYVDSQDLESKGVELLSHLDAILVPGGFGGRGVEGKILAAKYARENKVPYLGICLGMQVALIEYARNVAGLSDANSTEFNAKSAAPVVGLITEWLDAEGNVETRSEKSDLGGTMRLGAQKCHLTPGSKVHEVYGSDEIVERHRHRYEVNNNFVEQLEKAGLSFTGLSEDKKLVEIIENKDHPWFIAAQFHPEFTSTPRDGHPLFEGFVAAAHIHQKANS from the coding sequence ATGAGTACAAAATTTATCTTCGTTACTGGCGGAGTTGTTTCTTCGTTGGGTAAAGGTATTGCCGCAGCTTCACTGGCCGCTATTTTAGAAGCCCGTGGTTTAAATGTTACTATTTTAAAGCTGGATCCTTACATCAACGTTGACCCAGGCACAATGAGCCCAATTCAACACGGTGAAGTTTACGTTACAGAAGACGGCGCAGAAACTGACCTTGATTTAGGTCACTATGAACGTTTTATTCGCACCAAAATGACTAGTCGTAATAACTTCACACAAGGCCGTGTATATGAAGACGTATTACGTCGCGAGCGCCGAGGTGAATACCTAGGTGCAACTATTCAGGTTATTCCACATATCACTAACGATATTAAGCAACGTGTTTACGACGGTGCTGAAGGTTATGATATTGCTATTGTCGAAATTGGCGGCACTGTAGGTGATATAGAATCACAACCGTTTATTGAAGCAATTCGTCAGATGGGAACTGAAATTGGCCGTGAACGCGCGCTATTTATTCACTTAACGTTAGTGCCATTTTTAGGCCCTGCGGGCGAAGTGAAAACAAAACCAACTCAGCACTCTGTAAAAGAATTACGCTCAGTCGGTATTCAACCAGATATTCTTATTTGTCGTTCAGATCGTAAATTGCCAAATAATGAACGTGCAAAAATCTCATTATTTACAAACGTAGAAGAAAAAGCGGTTATTTCATTACCAGATGTAGACAGCATTTATAAAATTCCAGCGCTTTTAAAATCGCAAGAGCTAGATAACTTTGTATGTCGTCGTTTCCACCTAGATCCACCAGAGGCTGATTTAGCAGAGTGGGAACAAGTACTTTATCAAGAGTCTAACCCAACAGGTGAAGTGACTATTGGTATGGTCGGTAAATACATTGAATTACCAGATGCATATAAATCGGTTAATGAAGCATTAAAGCATGCAGGTCTTAAAAACCGTTTAACAATTAATATTGAATATGTAGATTCACAAGATCTTGAAAGTAAAGGTGTTGAGTTACTATCGCATTTAGATGCTATTTTAGTACCAGGCGGCTTTGGTGGTCGTGGTGTTGAAGGTAAAATATTAGCGGCTAAATATGCCCGTGAGAACAAAGTGCCTTACTTAGGTATTTGTTTAGGAATGCAAGTTGCGCTAATTGAATACGCACGAAATGTTGCTGGCCTTAGCGATGCTAACTCAACAGAGTTTAATGCAAAATCAGCAGCACCGGTAGTAGGTCTAATTACGGAGTGGTTAGATGCAGAAGGCAACGTTGAAACACGTAGCGAAAAATCTGACTTAGGTGGCACTATGCGTTTAGGCGCACAAAAATGTCACTTAACACCTGGCTCTAAAGTGCATGAAGTATACGGTAGTGACGAAATTGTTGAGCGCCATCGCCACCGCTACGAAGTTAACAATAACTTTGTAGAGCAATTAGAAAAAGCAGGTTTAAGCTTTACTGGTTTATCGGAAGATAAAAAACTGGTAGAAATTATCGAGAATAAAGATCACCCTTGGTTTATTGCCGCGCAATTCCACCCGGAATTTACGTCAACACCACGTGATGGTCATCCGCTATTTGAAGGGTTTGTAGCCGCAGCTCATATCCATCAAAAAGCGAATTCGTAA
- the mazG gene encoding nucleoside triphosphate pyrophosphohydrolase: protein MNDNTALTQLLSIMKTLRDPKSGCPWDLKQDFKSIVPHTLEEAYEVADCIESGNLGELKGELGDLLFQIVFYAQLAQEQNLFDFNDVIEQLNTKLTRRHPHVFGDKKELTDEQLSRQWQVIKAQERSARAQTKSPSFWQDIPANMPSLSKAKKIQQRVASLGFDWPTYHGALDKVSEEVLEVKEAIEQDPLSDHTAEELGDLLFATVNVVRHVKRDPEQLLRSANDKFSARFEKVNAYLHVQGKSLDTATFEEMDRAWDAIKKL from the coding sequence ATGAATGATAATACAGCACTTACGCAACTTCTTAGCATAATGAAAACACTGCGAGATCCCAAAAGCGGTTGCCCGTGGGATCTCAAGCAAGATTTTAAATCTATTGTGCCGCATACATTAGAAGAAGCTTATGAAGTGGCTGACTGTATTGAGTCAGGCAACTTAGGTGAGCTTAAAGGTGAATTGGGTGACTTGTTATTTCAAATCGTGTTTTATGCGCAATTAGCCCAAGAACAAAACTTATTTGATTTTAACGATGTAATTGAGCAACTAAACACTAAACTTACTCGTCGTCACCCGCATGTATTTGGTGATAAAAAAGAGCTAACAGACGAGCAATTATCACGGCAGTGGCAAGTAATAAAAGCACAAGAACGCAGTGCTAGAGCACAAACAAAATCCCCTTCTTTTTGGCAAGATATTCCAGCTAATATGCCGAGTTTAAGTAAAGCTAAAAAAATCCAACAACGTGTGGCTTCTCTTGGTTTTGATTGGCCAACGTATCATGGTGCGCTTGATAAAGTGAGCGAAGAAGTACTTGAGGTAAAAGAAGCGATTGAGCAAGACCCGTTATCTGATCACACAGCGGAAGAGCTCGGCGACTTACTTTTTGCCACTGTTAATGTTGTACGCCATGTTAAACGAGACCCCGAACAACTGCTTCGTAGCGCTAATGATAAGTTTTCAGCGCGTTTTGAAAAGGTAAATGCTTATTTGCATGTGCAAGGCAAAAGTTTAGATACAGCCACCTTTGAAGAAATGGATCGGGCATGGGATGCGATTAAAAAATTGTAA
- the eno gene encoding phosphopyruvate hydratase — MSKIVKVIGREIMDSRGNPTVEADVHLADGSWGRAAAPSGASTGTREALELRDGDKTRYLGKGVLKAVGYINKEIADALAGQNALEQSAVDKVMLDLDGTENKEKLGANAILAVSLAIAKAAAQSKKVELYEHIADLNGTPGVYSMPLPMMNIINGGEHADNSVDIQEFMVQPVGAKNFREALRMGAEIFHSLAKVLKAEGHSTSVGDEGGFAPNLASNEAALAAIKVAVANAGYELGKDITLALDCAASEFYDKEANIYDLKGEGKKFTSEEFNFFLKDLTEQYPIVSIEDGLDESDWDGFAHQTKLMGDKIQLVGDDLFVTNTKILKRGIDNGIANSILIKFNQIGSLTETLAAIKMAKDAGFTVVISHRSGETEDSTIADLAVGTAAGQIKTGSLSRSDRVAKYNQLLRIEEQLGDKAPYNGLKEVKGQ; from the coding sequence ATGTCAAAAATCGTAAAAGTAATTGGTCGCGAAATTATGGACTCGCGTGGTAACCCAACTGTTGAAGCTGATGTACATTTAGCTGATGGTTCATGGGGCCGTGCTGCAGCACCCTCTGGTGCGTCTACAGGTACTCGCGAAGCATTAGAGTTACGTGATGGTGATAAAACTCGTTATTTAGGTAAAGGCGTATTAAAAGCAGTTGGTTATATTAACAAAGAAATTGCTGACGCTTTAGCTGGTCAAAATGCATTAGAGCAAAGCGCTGTTGATAAAGTGATGCTGGATTTAGATGGTACTGAAAATAAAGAAAAATTAGGTGCCAATGCAATCTTAGCTGTATCACTTGCGATAGCTAAAGCCGCTGCACAATCTAAAAAAGTTGAGCTTTACGAACACATTGCTGATTTAAACGGTACACCCGGTGTTTACTCAATGCCACTGCCAATGATGAATATCATCAATGGTGGTGAACACGCAGATAACTCGGTAGATATTCAAGAGTTCATGGTTCAGCCAGTTGGTGCTAAAAACTTTCGTGAAGCACTACGCATGGGCGCTGAAATATTCCATAGCCTTGCAAAAGTACTTAAAGCAGAAGGTCACTCAACATCTGTGGGTGATGAAGGCGGTTTTGCACCAAATCTAGCATCTAACGAAGCTGCACTTGCTGCAATTAAAGTGGCAGTTGCAAATGCAGGCTACGAGCTAGGTAAAGACATTACACTTGCATTAGATTGTGCTGCATCTGAGTTTTACGACAAAGAAGCAAATATCTACGACCTTAAAGGTGAAGGTAAAAAGTTCACTTCTGAAGAATTTAACTTCTTCTTAAAAGATCTAACTGAGCAGTACCCAATCGTATCTATTGAAGATGGTCTTGATGAGTCTGATTGGGATGGCTTTGCACACCAAACTAAACTAATGGGTGATAAAATCCAATTAGTTGGTGACGATTTATTTGTAACAAACACTAAGATTTTAAAACGCGGTATCGACAACGGTATTGCAAACTCAATCTTAATCAAGTTTAACCAAATCGGTTCTTTAACTGAAACGTTAGCTGCAATTAAAATGGCTAAAGACGCTGGTTTTACGGTTGTTATTTCTCATCGTTCAGGCGAGACAGAAGATTCAACCATTGCTGATTTAGCAGTGGGTACTGCGGCAGGTCAAATTAAAACGGGTTCATTGAGCCGATCTGACCGTGTTGCTAAGTACAACCAATTGCTACGTATTGAAGAGCAATTAGGTGATAAAGCACCGTACAACGGTTTAAAAGAAGTTAAAGGTCAGTAA